One Amblyomma americanum isolate KBUSLIRL-KWMA chromosome 8, ASM5285725v1, whole genome shotgun sequence DNA window includes the following coding sequences:
- the LOC144100325 gene encoding sulfotransferase ssu-1-like, protein MAARKAESMFQVIDGERYIFFRDPTKVREALRYQPREGDIIEVAYPKCGMQMMQQMIQLIVHDGRVAKNFGEFSARAPHLEDCGGSVPDGAPLPRLFRTHIRLGKIAVNPAAKYIYVARNPWDACYSQYIFNRQMPVCPLQETFDEFLNMFLDGALTNGSYFEHVKSGYTRRGQPNVFFATYEDMVRDPAGTLQRLADFLGKNYGERFRNDKELLASAAEKCTPTYLKSLLQVETGRMAALMIRAAGFSEAVKAADVGQGSFSLVCRPEVGAWKEGFTKEQLKKTVEKIEGSIGNEFVGNLWVREWREVREESS, encoded by the exons ATGGCGGCTCGGAAGGCAGAGTCCATGTTCCAGGTTATCGATGGGGAACGGTACATCTTCTTCCGTGACCCAACCAAGGTGCGCGAGGCGCTGCGATACCAACCGCGCGAGGGCGACATCATCGAGGTTGCCTATCCCAAGTGTGGCATGCAGATGATGCAACAGATGATACAACTCATCGTGCACGACGGCCGAGTCGCCAAGAATTTCGGCGAGTTTAGCGCGAGGGCACCACATCTCGAAGACTGCGGCGGGTCCGTGCCAGATGGGGCTCCGTTGCCGAGGCTCTTTCGAACCCACATCCGGTTGGGGAAGATAGCCGTAAACCCGGCAGCCAAGTACATCTATGTGGCGCGCAACCCTTGGGACGCCTGCTACTCCCAGTACATTTTCAACAGACAGATGCCCGTATGTCCTTTGCAGGAGACCTTCGATGAATTCCTCAATATGTTTCTGGATGGGGCATTGACCAATGGCTCCTACTTTGAGCACGTCAAAAGCGGATACACGAGAAGAGGCCAGCCCAACGTCTTCTTTGCGACATACGAAGACATGGTTCGCGACCCGGCTGGAACATTACAGCGCCTGGCCGATTTCCTGGGAAAGAACTACGGAGAAAG ATTTCGTAACGACAAGGAGCTTCTTGCCTCAGCCGCAGAAAAATGCACGCCGACCTACCTGAAGAGCCTGCTCCAAGTGGAGACTGGCAGAATGGCGGCTTTGATGATCCGTGCCGCCGGGTTCTCGGAGGCTGTGAAAGCAGCGGATGTGGGACAAGGATCTTTTAGCCTGGTGTGCCGGCCCGAAGTCGGAGCCTGGAAGGAAGGCTTCACAAAGGAGCAGCTAAAGAAAACAGTAGAAAAGATTGAAGGGAGCATTGGAAACGAGTTCGTCGGAAATCTGTGGGTTAGAGAGTGGCGTGAGGTTCGTGAGGAATCTTCATGA